The genomic stretch CAAGGAAAGGATGATAGCGTATGGGGGTATTTTTATTTAGGGTGACGTATTCAAAATCCAAAAGCAAAGAGTCAGAACTCAACAAAAAACTGGGTTTCTCCCTCCGTCTCTGTTTTGACTGAGAATTTAGGGCAAAACACAAAGATGCTGCTGCGTggttatataataaaaaacttTCAAACCCCAAAGCCACACCACACAGTTCACAAACATTATATTCAAAACCAACTTAATCAACTTCGGCCCAAACCAAATATTCTCCTTTTTTATAGGACAAGTCAAGAGGGACATGCAAGATAACGatgtcgacgacaacaacaacaaacaacaactaATGTAGGTAACCTAAccctctcccctttccccccgcccctcccccctcaccaatGCCCaaagaaattaaaataaCGATTCCTCCCCTCAATTGACACCCAGTACAAAAAAACCACAGTTTCAACAAGCGAAAACAATAATCAATTGACATCACTTCCCGCTGCTTTGCTCAaactttctttcttcttgtgcaagaaaaacccaaaaaagggggtgatAAAACTCAAACGCCCCAAGTTTCCTAGTTACCAATGAAAAAAAGGAACAagcaagagcagcagcagcaaaattCAGATATcacaaaaccaaaaaaagcAAACCAAAAGTAGTCAAGACGCctcgacaccaccgccaaagtcagagagagagagagccaaTATAGCAAGCCCATCCATACACAATTCCCATACACATGCCCTCCCTTTTCACCCCTCCTCttacccaccccccccccctcccccccaaatccaagTTGCGCCAGCCGCCCAGGAAAAGTGGAAGCGGACAAAACAACAAATTAGACACAAAAAGCTTTTAAGCTCACCCCAGGCCGCCCTTTCCCCAGGAAACACATTAAGCTGTTTTTGATGACGACAAAGACACgaaccaaaaaagaaaaacggaagaaaaaaaagacaacctCATGCTGGGTTGCCCTTCATCCGCTTTTGCATCCTcggtgttgggggttgttttcCCTTTCCTGGGATCCCAACCCCGTTCATCTGAGGGGTGCCCATGGCGCCCGGTGTTGGGGCAGACTGAGGGGTATCTTCTTCCTTCACTGTCGACCTTCTCCTCTTGTTACCTTGAGCAGGTGATGTGTTGGCGCTGGGGCCGCTCGAGCTAGTTCCTGGCTGGCTCATCTGGTGCTGCATCACGGGTGCCGCAAGCTGCCCGGGCGCCGGGCTGTTCACCACGTGCGGAGATCCTGGCAGTCCAATATTGGCCATGGCCGGGCTGGCACCCATGGGGAACTGGCCAAAACTGGGAGTCCTTGGCCCGCCCTGGGGCATTGGTTGCCCATTCATCCCTTGATGGGCACCCGAGTTGATCCGGCTGACATACTGCTCCATGGCGGCATAGGGCGCAATCCCAGGGTGGGCATGGAAGAAGTCGAATAACGGCGTCATTTGACCCATGATCTCCGACATCTTTGAGAACAGGCATGTTAGCATTGGACTATTCAGAGTCACCGGAGATCATCATACCTCAAGAAACTGATACACGTGCCCCGGCACTGCTCTTCCTGGACTGACATACGAGTCCGGAAGCTCAAGATCTGGCGGGGGGCCTGCAGGGGTCTTGAGTTGCTTCGTcttgtttttcttgttcATTTCCGGAGATTGCTTGTTGTCTGGTGAGTTGAGAGCATGCCACTCCTTGACCCAGTTGTGGGCCGGCCGAGCGGCTTGAATAACCATGCTTCGGGGCACAAATTCCTCGAAATCTGTCGTGATGAACTCAAACAACTCGAACTTTTGCTCACTGTCAAATGAGGCCCGCAGAATGCCGTCGGCAACCACGTGGCAGTTTTGATCAAACCGGTAGATGAGGCTGGCCTTGGTGTTCTCAATGAAGTGACAGTCGTTTGGTAACGCACGGTCGGTTGTGCCCTTTGCCATGATCAACTGCATCGTCTTTACCCCGCTGTCGAAGTGGGAGTGGAAGTAGCGGGGAAGAGCGGGATACTGAATCTCATACGGCTTTTCCACCGGACCCTCGGCCGTCCTCTCCAGCAGGGTGTGCTTGAAGACACCCTTCTGCGAGAAGAACATTTTGACAAAATCTTCCCAGTAGCTCAAATCATCCTGACCCTTTGGCCCCTGATGAGTGACGGGTTAGCTAACGTGAACATTGACCCGCATTCCTTTACGTGCGAGAACATACCAGGAAGCCACTCAGATGCTCGCTGAACTGCATCAACTTTAGCAAACATTGCCCTTTCAGTTCCATTCCGTTGcgcttttgctgctgctgcggctgctgctgctgcatcaAGGCCAGGCCAGCGGCCTGTTGTTGATTGTGGACTGCTTGCGCCTGAACCTGGGCAGCTTGAGCCTGGGCGGCTTGCGCTTGAACCTGGGCCTGGGCAGCGTGTTGGGCCTGGGCCACCAGTTGGACTTGTTGAATTGGTTGACCCTGCGTAGTCTGCGGTGTTTGGGGTGGGGCGtggggttgctgctgaggatTTGGTTGTGGCGTAGGACCTTGGGTAGGCGCCGGAGTCGGTGCTTGCCCGTTGGGCCCGGCTTGTGATGGAGTAGCTTGCCGCTGTGGCTGGCCtggttgctgtggtggttgctgctgctgtggttgctgctgctgtggctgctgaggtggttgttgaccTTGCTGGGCCGCCTGTTGTTGAGCGGCCTGTTGCTGGACCTGCTGGGCTGCCTGTTGCTGGGCCTGCTGGGCCTGCTGggcctgctgctgcatggCGGCCATTTGGGCTTGTTGGGAGATGATTGCCTGTGGGTTCATCTGCCCATGGTTCGGGTTGTTCTGCATCTGGTTAAgttgctgttggtgctgctgctggagggcGATCTGCTGGGCCATGTTGACGTGCTGTTGCCGTTGCGTTAGCATCTACTTCTTCCAGAGCACCTACACATTTCTCCAGCCGCGTCGGGCCTTATATCGTGGTATTCAGGAGTGTATCCTTACGTTCATGGATTGAGcctgttggtgttgagctAGCTGTGTTTGTTGAAGGTGTGCGGGGAGAGGTAccggcatcctcctcattGCTGCGATATGAGCAGGGTTCATCTGATTCATCTGTCCCAGCGGTATGCCAATGGGAACTTGGCCCAGGTTGTTGTATTGACCAGCTTGCTGCATCATGGCAGCccgttgccgttgctgcAGCTGGAGCTCGGCCAGcctttgctgttgttgtaGTTGCTGCATAGCTGGGTTGTGGGCGTCTACACAGGCTGGTCAGTACTTGTCTCTACCGTGGTGGGAGATGATGCGAGGTGACATACAAATGCCAGCAGACatttgctgttgctggtatAGCTGTGCTTGCGCTGGGTTCAAATGCGGCATGCCGTGGGGACCAGGATGACCGGCGCCGGGCGGCATGCCACCCCCCATGAGAGCGGCAGCGTTCATTTGGGGACCGGGGCCCGACACGCCCATGTGTCCCATCATGTTGTGCGGTATTCCTGCTTGTGTCGCGCCCGGTTGACTGGGGTTGTGGGCCATGCCAGGAGCCATGGGGTGGCCGGGAGGAGCACCTGGATGTTGCTGCATCCCACCGGGGTGCGCCTGAAAGGCCATCATCTCCGGAGCAGCCGATTACCCACGGCGTGGATATCGACGTTTTGTCCCTCCGCGTTATCGCATGCGAGGTAAGAAAGAGGTCCGGTGGCGGGCAGTCACCTAACCTAACGCGGACAgcggtagtggtggtggtgcgcgCGCGTGCCGACTAGACGGTGCGATCGCCTGGGCGTCGAGGCCCGTCGTTATCGGGGTCGGGGATGTTGTGCGGGCGATTGCGACGGGCTAGATAGCAATAGGATGATGTTATGTAGGAGTGTGTGATATGGGCGGAACCTGTCGCGAGTGGTGCGACGCCCCCAAAAAAGCAATGACCAAAAGATCAGCGGCACCAAGAAGATGCTGGGCGGCCgcggaaaataaaaattacAGCGACAGAACGTTGGGCAGGCGTTTGGGCGTTCAACGGGCGACGTCGACtcttttgctgctggctgctgcggcggcggcgacgacgTGTCGTGGACAGAGGTGGTGAATTGTGGAGTTCCAGGTTTGGTTGCAGGAcgggggtttgggagtggtgggagcGAGTCTCTTCTCTTCCGTGAAAGAGTTGCCCGATTGAAAATTGATTAGTACCGGCAGCACGTCAAATCTCTCCGCCGTCGCAAGACCAAGACCCTGTTCCCAGTGCCGCCAGCAATTCGTTACAagtataatattaaaacgtAGGAAGAATGAGTGATTTGTTCACAGAAATCATGACAGAAGGGCAAGAGGGCAGAGGGCAGACGCAGAcgcagaggcagaggcagagagggACACCTGAAAAGGAGTGGGAACCGGAAACTCTCAGGGGAGCCGAAGTGTTGCAGACAGAGGTGCAGACGGTGAGGCGTTGGAGGGTcgcagagggagagagatCCTGGGCACCGATCAGGACCAAGCTGCAAGAGCCAGAGCGTTCGAATGCTGAGACCCAGCTGGGGGATTCGGCCAGCCTTTTAGAGCGGGAGCCTGTTCCCGATACAGCAAAATCGCACACTCTGATTGGTCACCGGACAGCAAGATGTGCGCTTATCGGGGCTGGCTTGGGCCATTTCTGTCAAGGGCCATAGTTAATCCGTTCCGTTGTGGCGGTTAGATGCAATTCGGATGTAACCTAACCTGCGAGGAGCGCAACCTCGTTTGGCCCAAGGTCACGGCTCACGCATGACCAGAAAATGCCAAAGTAAAAAATCATCGTGTCTCAGGTGTCCCCTCTAGGAAGCATCAAGGTGTTGTTTTTGTAGCCATCACCATATTTGGGGATGCTCTCTTTCAGCCACAGATTATGCCGCTTCGCGATTCAGCATGCAGCTATTTTTGGGGCGCGATTGCAGGCAAGCATCTCTATCACGTGACTCGGTACACGGAAGCAAAAATGCGgccccaccctctccctgaGGCTGCCCCACTGCTCCACCCAAAAATTTCCTTATCGCTATCTGAACATTGGGTATTTCTTCAACTTCCGCAGCAGCTTTGACTCTCAattctcttcttccaccaaccaactccccaa from Podospora pseudopauciseta strain CBS 411.78 chromosome 3, whole genome shotgun sequence encodes the following:
- a CDS encoding hypothetical protein (COG:S; EggNog:ENOG503NZJZ), translated to MMAFQAHPGGMQQHPGAPPGHPMAPGMAHNPSQPGATQAGIPHNMMGHMGVSGPGPQMNAAALMGGGMPPGAGHPGPHGMPHLNPAQAQLYQQQQMSAGIYAHNPAMQQLQQQQRLAELQLQQRQRAAMMQQAGQYNNLGQVPIGIPLGQMNQMNPAHIAAMRRMPVPLPAHLQQTQLAQHQQAQSMNHVNMAQQIALQQQHQQQLNQMQNNPNHGQMNPQAIISQQAQMAAMQQQAQQAQQAQQQAAQQVQQQAAQQQAAQQGQQPPQQPQQQQPQQQQPPQQPGQPQRQATPSQAGPNGQAPTPAPTQGPTPQPNPQQQPHAPPQTPQTTQGQPIQQVQLVAQAQHAAQAQVQAQAAQAQAAQVQAQAVHNQQQAAGLALMQQQQPQQQQKRNGMELKGQCLLKLMQFSEHLSGFLGPKGQDDLSYWEDFVKMFFSQKGVFKHTLLERTAEGPVEKPYEIQYPALPRYFHSHFDSGVKTMQLIMAKGTTDRALPNDCHFIENTKASLIYRFDQNCHVVADGILRASFDSEQKFELFEFITTDFEEFVPRSMVIQAARPAHNWVKEWHALNSPDNKQSPEMNKKNKTKQLKTPAGPPPDLELPDSYVSPGRAVPGHVYQFLEMSEIMGQMTPLFDFFHAHPGIAPYAAMEQYVSRINSGAHQGMNGQPMPQGGPRTPSFGQFPMGASPAMANIGLPGSPHVVNSPAPGQLAAPVMQHQMSQPGTSSSGPSANTSPAQGNKRRRSTVKEEDTPQSAPTPGAMGTPQMNGVGIPGKGKQPPTPRMQKRMKGNPA